Proteins from a single region of Macrotis lagotis isolate mMagLag1 chromosome 2, bilby.v1.9.chrom.fasta, whole genome shotgun sequence:
- the LOC141511647 gene encoding LOW QUALITY PROTEIN: ATP-dependent clpX-like chaperone, mitochondrial (The sequence of the model RefSeq protein was modified relative to this genomic sequence to represent the inferred CDS: inserted 2 bases in 2 codons; deleted 4 bases in 3 codons) yields the protein MSGCCACTCAAARLITPSLGSAHRGISCGRSHFPVLGRLGTFETQILRRTPFRTFSETPAYFASKDGTSENGSGDGNKKPVSEGGSKKSGSGSSRKGGNQLRCPKCGDLCTHVETFVSSTRFVKCEKCHHFFVVLSEADSKKSIIKEPESAAEAVKLAFQHKPPPPPKXDKYVVGQSFAKKVLSVAVYNHYKKIYNNIPANLRQQAEVEKQTSLTPRELEIRRREDEYRFTKLLQIAGISPHGNALGASMQQQVNQQIPQEKQGGEILDSAHDDIKLEKSNILLLGPTGSGKTLLAQTLAKCLDVPFAICDCTTLTQXGYVGEHIESVIAKLLQDANYNVEKAQQGIVFLDEVDKIGSVPGIHQLRDVGGEGVQQGLLKLLEGTIVKVPEKNSRKLRGETVQVDTTNILFVASGAFNGLDRIISRRKNEKYLGFGTPANLGKGRRAAAAADLANRSGESNAHQDIEEKDRLLRHVEARDLIEFDMIPEFVGRLPVVVPLHSLDEKILVQILTEPHNAVVPQYQALFSMDKCELNITEDALKAIARLALDRKTGARGLRSIMEKLLLEPMFEVPNSDIVCVEVDKELVEGKKEPGYIRAPTKESSEEEYVSGVEEEGWPRQADAANS from the exons ATGTCCGGCTGCTGCGCTTGTACCTGCGCGGCCGCGCGACTCATC ACCCCCTCGCTCGGCTCCGCGCACAGAGGTATTTCTTGTGGACGAAGTCACTTCCCAGTCTTAGGAAGGCTAGGGACTTTTGAAACACAGATTCTTCGAAGAACTCCTTTTAGAACTTTTTCAGAAACACCAGCATACTTTGCTTCAAAAGATGGGACTAGCGAAAATGGTTCTGGAGATGGAAATAAGAAACCAGTGAGTGAGGGA GGCAGTAAAAAATCAGGCTCTGGAAGTTCTCGGAAAGGAGGAAACCAGCTGAGATGTCCAAAATGTGGCGATCTGTGCACACATGTAGAGACTTTTGTGTCTTCCACCCGGTTTGTGAAGTGTGAAAAATGTCATCATTTTTTTGTTGTGCTATCTGAAGCCGACTCAAAGAAAAGCATAATTAAAGAGCCTGAATCAGCAGCAGAAGCTGTAAAATTGGCATTCCAACACAAAccacctcctcccccaa aagacaaaTATGTTGTTGGTCAATCATTTGCCAAGAAGGTGCTTTCAGTTGCTGTGTACAATCATTACaagaaaatttataataatatccCAGCTAACTTAAGGCAGCAAGCAGAAGTTGAGAAGCAGACATCATTAACTCCTAGAGAATTAGAAATAAGAAGACGGGAGGATGAGTACAGATTTACAAAATTGCTTCAGATTGCTGGAATTAGTCCACATGGTAATGCTCTAGGAGCATCAATGCAGCAACAAGTGAATCAACAAATACCTCAGGAGAAACAGGGAGGTGAAATCCTGGATTCTGCCCATGATGacataaaacttgaaaaaagtaatattttgCTTTTGGGACCAACTGGGTCAGGTAAAACGTTGCTGGCCCAAACACTAGCTAAATGTCTTGATGTACCTTTTGCTATCTGTGACTGTACCACCTTGACTC GGGGATATGTAGGTGAACATATTGAATCTGTGATTGCCAAATTACTACAAGATGCCAATTATAATGTAGAAAAAGCACAACAAGGAATTGTCTTTCTGGATGAAGTAGATAAGATTGGCAGTGTGCCAGGCATTCATCAGTTACGGGATGTAGGTGGAGAAGGCGTTCAGCAAGGTTTGTTAAAACTATTAGAAGGTACAATAGTGaaagttccagaa aaaaattcccgtAAACTTCGTGGAGAAACAGTGCAAGTCGATACAACAAACATATTGTTTGTTGCATCTGGTGCTTTTAATGGTTTAGACAGAATAATCAgcaggaggaaaaatgagaaatatcttgGATTTGGGACGCCAGCTAATTTAGGAAAAGGCAGGAGGGCTGCAGCAGCAGCAGATCTTGCCAACCGAAGTGGGGAATCAAATGCTCACCAAGATATTGAAGAGAAAGATCGTTTATTACGCCATGTGGAAGCCAGAGATCTCATTGAATTTGACATGATTCCAGAATTTGTGGGACGGTTACCTGTGGTGGTTCCCTTGCATAGCTTAGATGAAAAAATACTTGTACAGATTCTTACTGAACCACATAATGCAGTTGTTCCCCAGTACCAGGCATTATTCAGCATGGACAAGTGTGAGCTGAACATTACTGAAGATGCTTTGAAGGCTATAGCCAGATTGGCATTAGATAGGAAGACTGGTGCAAGGGGCCTTCGATCTATCATGGAAAAGCTGTTACTAGAACCAATGTTTGAAGTACCAAATTCTGACATTGTATGCGTGGAAGTTGATAAAGAActtgtagaaggaaagaaggaaccaGGATACATTAGGGCTCCAACTAAAGAGTCATCTGAAGAGGAATATGTCTCTGGAGTTGAAGAGGAAGGATGGCCTCGGCAAGCAGATGCTGCAAACAGTTAA